CGGCGCCCCCGCTGGCCTTCAATCCCGACTGGTCGCCCACCCGCGCGGTCCGGTTGGGCGAAGCCATGGCCAATTTCGCCAATTTGTGAAGCTTTGTCTCACGGCCCGCATGCAGCATGCACCCGTAGCTATAAAACTAGTAGCATCGTGATCCTTGCGCTATAGTCGCCGGCCAACGCGCGGTCATGTAGCGAGCCAACAAGAACGCGAGGCACCGGCCCTTCCCAGGATCGATGGCCCGCCCAGCCCCGAGGAGATGATGTCGATGAGTACCAAGGAAAACGCAGCCGTCAGCCAGCTGCTCGCGCTGCTCGAGGCCCGCTACGCACTTCGCGTGCTCTGGGCGCTGCGCGATGGGCACGCACAGACCTTCCGGCTGCTGCAGGACAGCGTCGGCAGCATCACCCCCAACACGCTCAACACCCGCATCAAGGAGCTGCGCGAGGCCGGCCTCGTGAGCCATGGCGGCGATGGCTACAGCCTCACGGTGAGCGGACAAGACCTTCTCAAGCGGCTCTCGGATCTGCAGGCCTTCGCGGGCAAATGGCAGCTGGGCCAGGTCAAGAAGGCGGCGGCGCCCGCCCCCCCTGCGCCTTCGTCGAATTCGCCTTCGGCGCCTCCTTCTTCCTCTTCCCCTGGCGCAGCGCCCTCTCCCGCGCCTGCTGCGTCGTCTCCGTCTTCCTCCGTCCCGCCTCTTGACACTGGCAATTGAGCAGGCCGGCCGGCCTCTCCCGGGGCGTCGGTAAACTCCGCGCCTTCGGTCCGTTTATCCATCCACCCTCCATTCCATTGACGCAAGGAGCGTTCAACATGCCTACCACTCCCTCCGGCCTGCAATACGAAGACACCACCGTGGGCGACGGCGCAGAAGCCAAGGCCGGCCAGCACGTGCACGTGCACTACACCGGCTGGCTCTACAACGACGGCGTGCAAGGCGCCAAGTTCGATTCGAGCCGCGACCGCAACGACCCGTTCGCGTTCTCGCTGGGCGCAGGCCAGGTCATCAAGGGCTGGGACGAAGGCGTTGCCGGCATGAAGATCGGCGGCAAGCGCACGCTGATCATTCCCGCGTCGCTGGGCTATGGCGCACGCGGCGCGGGCGGCGTGATCCCGCCCAACGCCACGCTCAAGTTCGACGTCGAACTGCTCGACGCGCACTGATCTTTCTCCAAGCCAGGCGCTGGCACGAAGGCCCGATTGCGGGCCTTTTTCATGCCTCCGCGACCCTTTTGGCCGCATTTTTTCGCTTGAAATGCCCCTGACCAGCCCCAAGTGGCTGGCTATCGTTTTGTTTCCCGGCCCCCACCGGTTCTCTGAAAAATGTCCGACCCGCAACAATCCGCACAGAATTCGCAAATGCTGCAAGGCGAGCCAAGCCCCGAAGAACTGGAAGCCGCACAGGCTGCCAACGAAGCCGAGGCGCAGGACGCGCTCGCCGTTGCCCAGGGCGAACTTGCTGCCCTCCAGGCCAAGAATGCCGAGCTGTCCGACCAGTACCTGCGCGCCCAAGCCGACGTCCAGAACGCCCGCCGCCGCGCCGACGACGAAATCACCAAGGCGCGCAAGTTCGCCGTCGAGGCCTTTGCCGAGAGCCTGCTGCCGGTGACCGACAGCCTCGAAGCCGGCCTGGCCATCAAGGACGCCACCCCCGAGCAGATCCGCGAAGGCGCCGAAGCCACGCTGCGCCAGCTCAAAAGCGCGCTCGAACGCAACAAGGTGATCGAGGTGGCTCCAGCCCCCGGCACCAGGTTCGATCCGCACCAGCACCAGGCCATCTCGGTGGTGCCCGCTCCCGAGCAGGAGCCCAACACCGTGGTGAGCGTGCTCCAGAAGGGCTACACCATCAACGACCGCGTGCTGCGCCCGGCGCTGGTCACGGTCAGCGCGCCGAAGTAACCGGCCCCGGCTCGCTGCACACACGATTCCCACAGGAAATCCCCGCTTCATACCTTGAATCGCGCCGGGTTATCCACAAGTTCATAACAACATACTTTTCAGGCTTTCAGGAGTAAGAACATGGCAAAGATCATCGGCATCGACCTCGGCACCACCAACTCGTGCGTGTCGATCATGGAAGGCAACACCACGCGTGTGATCGAGAACTCGGAAGGTGCGCGCACCACGCCGTCGATCGTGGCTTACCAGGAAGACGGCGAAGTGCTGGTCGGTGCCTCGGCCAAGCGCCAGGCCGTGACCAATCCCAAGAACACGCTGTACGCGATCAAGCGCCTGATCGGCCGCAAGTTCGAGGAAAAGGAAGTCCAGAAGGACATCGACCTGATGCCCTACACCATCGCGAAGGCCGACAACGGCGACGCATGGGTGGAAGTGCGCGGCAAGAAGATCGCGCCCCAGCAGGTCAGCGCCGACATCCTGCGCAAGATGAAGAAGACCGCCGAAGACTATCTCGGCGAAACCATCACCGAAGCCGTGATCACGGTGCCGGCCTACTTCAACGACGCCCAGCGCCAGGCCACCAAGGACGCCGGCCGCATTGCGGGCCTGGACGTCAAGCGCATCATCAACGAGCCCACCGCTGCTGCGCTGGCCTTCGGCCTCGACAAGCAGGACAAGGCCGACCGCAAGATCGCCGTGTATGACCTCGGCGGCGGCACCTTCGACGTGTCGATCATCGAAATTGCGGACGTCGACGGCGAGAA
This genomic window from Variovorax paradoxus contains:
- the grpE gene encoding nucleotide exchange factor GrpE is translated as MSDPQQSAQNSQMLQGEPSPEELEAAQAANEAEAQDALAVAQGELAALQAKNAELSDQYLRAQADVQNARRRADDEITKARKFAVEAFAESLLPVTDSLEAGLAIKDATPEQIREGAEATLRQLKSALERNKVIEVAPAPGTRFDPHQHQAISVVPAPEQEPNTVVSVLQKGYTINDRVLRPALVTVSAPK
- a CDS encoding winged helix-turn-helix transcriptional regulator — translated: MSTKENAAVSQLLALLEARYALRVLWALRDGHAQTFRLLQDSVGSITPNTLNTRIKELREAGLVSHGGDGYSLTVSGQDLLKRLSDLQAFAGKWQLGQVKKAAAPAPPAPSSNSPSAPPSSSSPGAAPSPAPAASSPSSSVPPLDTGN
- a CDS encoding FKBP-type peptidyl-prolyl cis-trans isomerase; the encoded protein is MPTTPSGLQYEDTTVGDGAEAKAGQHVHVHYTGWLYNDGVQGAKFDSSRDRNDPFAFSLGAGQVIKGWDEGVAGMKIGGKRTLIIPASLGYGARGAGGVIPPNATLKFDVELLDAH